Proteins from one Malania oleifera isolate guangnan ecotype guangnan chromosome 4, ASM2987363v1, whole genome shotgun sequence genomic window:
- the LOC131153049 gene encoding uncharacterized protein LOC131153049: MAEEGGGGEAEKRVMVAIDESENSYNALMWVLDNLKESITKSPLVIFAAQPPPQYNYTFAASLGSARMYCPVSATADFVNSVREQEKKVVLGLLEKAKSICTSRGVKAEIVTDIGDPSTAICNAVEKLEISLLILGNQGTGKLKSTLLGSVSSYCVQNAKCPVLVVKKPL, encoded by the exons ATGGCGGAGGAAGGCGGAGGAGGAGAGGCGGAGAAGAGGGTGATGGTGGCCATCGACGAGAGCGAGAACAGCTACAACGCGCTCATGTGGGTTCTCGACAATCTCAAAGAATCCATCACCAAATCGCCGCTGGTGATTTTCGCCGCCCAGCCGCCTCCTCAGTACAACTACACCTTCGCCGCCTCCCTCGGCTCGGCGCGCATGTACTGCCCTGTTTCAGCCA CTGCGGATTTCGTGAACTCTGTGAGGGAGCAGGAGAAGAAGGTTGTGTTGGGTCTGCTGGAGAAAGCCAAGAGCATCTGTACTAGCAGGGGG GTAAAGGCAGAGATAGTCACGGACATAGGGGATCCTTCCACAGCCATATGCAATGCAGTTGAAAAGTTAGAGATCAGTCTTCTTATTTTAGGCAACCAGGGCACTGGAAAACTCAAGAG CACTTTGCTTGGGAGTGTGAGCAGCTATTGTGTTCAGAATGCCAAATGCCCTGTTCTCGTGGTTAAGAAACCCCTCTAA